The genomic segment TTAGGCACCGTGACGAGCTATGAGGAAcaaattaaaagacaaaaaacacattagttGGTGTGACTTATTAGATTTGAAAGTTGCCAAACAAGTCAAAACTGTTGccaaagtataaaaaaaaaccaaaagaattgtcagatttttaactttcagacTGCTCTCATTCTAATTATGTGTGATGTGTGGTTCCACcaggaaaaataaccaaatctacGCTTAAAATCatcaccaaaaaaaaccccacaaaccTCTGCGCAACTGAAAAGTCGTGAttgactcagctgcaacaagaaataattcaacaaaaattcagggactacTCGGCTAAAACTGGACTGaattgcaggctgtgtttaaatacagcagacaggaaacaagtatggaaacaaattaaaaatgtaagtagtaaaataccTACAAAACAAATAGACAAACACATTGAACTTCAGATTTTGTATGGTATATGGCATTACAACTCTGTTATACTGCacaaatgcaattttaaatTCTTACTACTTCTAGCCAAAGTTGGACTATTTCcagagagctgcaggacttcatactgcagtgaaaaattatcccaaagtgaggaaaaaaaaaagtgacaccCAGACTGTTAATTATCAACTTACCACTCAATCATTAGCAGCCGGTTTAAACAGTCTTCCCCGCAAGCTAACACTCCCCTTGAGCGGTCCTCTCTGGGCAGCACTGGACACTCACATTGCATCCTCTTGATATCCCGATGagatttgcttttctttctgcaaaacaacatttaaaacttTCGAAGCCTGGAAATATTTTTAAGTTTAAATATGAAGATGCAGAAACACATATGGATGTTTTGTCAGTCAGGCTGGACAACACCTTACCTCTCAGTGAGGTACAAGTTCTCCTCGATCAAGTCAAAGTAAGGGGGCATCTTTTTAGACTTTGCCAATTCTTTCCACTTATTGGCATCTTGAAAGTCTTGCAGAGTGAGCGATGGACGGAGCTCTGCTTTTATAGCAGTTTCCTTCAATACATCAGCATCTCCTAGATGCTCCCTTTTGCTGGCGGGCCCAGCCTCTGCCTCGTTGTCCGAATCCGACTCGATCTCTGGACGCCTTTTCTTGGGCGGACCCCTGCCTCTGTGTGGTCTGAAGCTGTCCTCTCTGGGTGTGTCAGGTACCGCAGAGCCCCTACTGTTGCTGCTTATTTCATGTGCTTGCACGAAGCTCGATAACCCCGGAGCGTTCGGTCCGCTGCATTCGACGGCTGTTTTACTAAGACTTGACAGTTTATCTCCATTGTAGTCATCGTGGTCATTAGTGAGAGAGTCAGGATGGATTTCGCCTGATGGATCCTGAAAATGTTCATGTGTGTGGAGGTAGGGTTTTCTGCTAGTCTGCGTGTTTGGGGATTGAGGTGTGCAGGAGGCCATGTTCTGTCTGTGGTCTTGCAGTTTGGCGAAGGCTCCTGTCAGCTTAGTGTGTAACTGTGGCCCGTGGCTGCTGTCAGGCTGCTGGTACGTACTACTCGGCTGTTCTGGTTGAGTGAAATCCCAACCCATGCTGAATTCGTTCTTCTCACCAATTTTGTCAGCGCTGGAGAAATCGTTGCGTTGGTAATGCAAGTACGTCCGATCACCTCTGCTACCGATATCCTGCCGTTTGTGTCCTTCTTCATACTGTCTGGAATTATCGAGAATGTGGGGGGACTCTGTGGCACTTCCATGGGCACCGATATGACTGGTTATATAAGGCGCCGCACTGACGGAGCTGGAACCCTCTGAGTGGCTGGTGCTATCAATCATGTTGCTCTGGGACTGACACAACACGCTGCTACCGAATGAATCATTTAAACCCGAGGGCTCTCTCTGCTGGAGGTTCACTTTATTTGGGAATTCACTGATGTTCAAGTCACTGTGTGGCTCTGAAATATTTCTACAAGGAGAGGCACCCCTGTTTTCTGCATCCATCGTTAGGGAGGAATTCTTTGGCACCACTACGACAGAGTGCAACTGTTTTATAGCCTCGCCGCAATCAGAGTCGTACTCGGAGTTGTCACTATCGCTGGCCTCACTCTGTCCTAATGCATCCTGATTAAGTGATGCTCTCTTGCTCTCTTTGCTCTTGTGAGTGCTGTCCTTGGATTTGTTTATATAATTATCGCCATTCCAGCTCTGTGTTGTTGCAGCCGAAATGATCTGcggtgttttgtttgtgtgccgAGGCTCGTCTGTTCTTTGACAAACAGTCAGTTTTAAGTCACAGTGGTCAATGCTGGTGCTTGCTTGCGAAGGCTCACTTTGGTCTTTGTAGGTCACAGATATGCTGTCTGAGCTGACTTCCTGctcagatatttcagtctgctTCACCGGTTTGGAATGTGTTACAGCTTCTTGCTGATTATTATCTGTCATTTCAGAGTCCTGTTGGCTAGTGTCTTTTGAAAACTCTATTTTTTTGACGGAGATCATCTTTTTAACAGTAGGTTTACTCTCTGCACAAACTGCCCTCTGTGAATTATCACTCTCTGAGGTGTCCTGCCCAACAATATCCCACCGGGACTTTCTGGTACAGCCGCTCTTTTTAACAGTATCCATGCTTTGCTGTCCTTGCACCAGCTGATTCTCAGATTCAAGACACGTTGAGTCAGATTTGACACTTGGGTCAGACTGCTTGTCGACAGTCAAACCACTATTCAGCTCAGCAAACTCTGCTTTAGTGTTCTCCTGGACATCGTGTATGTCAGGTATATCCACTGTATCAAGTAAGGGCTTTGGACCAGGTGAACAGTCAAATATGTTCTCGTCCTGGTTGCACGTTACTCTCTCATTACTACTGCATGAATTTACGATAGCTGCATTTGAGTTCACATGTGGTTGATTATTAGACGAAAGGTTATCCAGGGATACATGCATTAGGGTTTCACCAATGGTTACATCTGgggcatttttattttcaaaatctgattttgtttctctctctgtcttggATAATGATTCTGGCAAAGCTTTATTTGTGCACGAGGTCATTTCCTTCACATCCTGATTACAGTGTTCAAGTTGTGATTCGGATTTTTCTTTTTCGCCATAAGAACACAATTCTGTGGCGGTTGCACGTGATGGCGATTTGCCAGGACTGTAAAATATGTCATTTGATTGTCTATCATGTCCAGTGGATTTCACAGAAGATCTAGAAGCTGCTGACTGTTTTGACTCCGGGCTCCTGGTtttattttggtagtttttactgttttccgaGGATCCAGAGTTTCTGTCGGAGGGCTGTGATTTTCCCTTATGATCTGCCTCAGAGTCACTCGAGCTGCTTTTTTGGCGTTTTTCGTATGTTTGAGAGTGAGAATAATTGCTGGAAGAAGAGGATCTGTTGTTGGTTTCTGACTTGTGATAGCTGCTGGATTTACGGTAACTAGAGTCCGGATCGGGAGAGCACCTGCGCTGGGAATCAGAGTCTGATAATCGCTTTGAAGTCCTTTCAGACTTTGacgattgtgttcttttatccAACTCAGAAGCATGAGGAGAGTCTACAGATTTAGAGGTCTTTTCAGATTTTGAGTAGGAAGATGACTTTGAATCTTTATGCGAGCTTAAATAGTTGGATGATCTACTCGAGTCACTTGTCCTTGTCCTTGTCTTCCTATGGTCATCTTCAGAGTCAGAACTATCCCGAGTTCTGTCAGTGCGAGAACGAGAACGTCTTCTCTCTCTGCGTGGAGAGCTTCTGTGTGATCTCCGATCCGATTCATGGTAGTATGACCGTTCAGAGCGTGATCCCCTGTCACCTCTGGACCTCTCTGATCTGGAGTGGGATGAACTGGTTCGAGATCCTCTAGACCTAGACCGTGATCTAGACCTGGATCTTCTGCGATCTTTGTCTGATCGAGATGAGCGAGAGGATGTGTGTCTGGAATCGCGGTCTGATTTGGAATAACTAGAAGACCGTTCATGATTCTCTGACCTCTTAGAGGAACCTTTTTCTCTTTCATCTGCGTGTGAACCACAGGAAGACTTCTTTACCTCTTTGCTTCTGCTGTCAgagcttgttttgcttttggaATCAACTGATTTGCGGCTGGAAGACATCTGGGCTGAATCTCCATCAGATTCGGAGCCAGGGGGAGCACTATCCGACTGTGACCTGGTTTTCCTTTTGTATACGTTATTGTCCTGCTCAGTACTGCTGGAACTCTCTCCATCTTTTCCTGAGGAAGCAGCTGGCTTCTTGATGCTTGGGGTTGCCCTGGTCTCAGAGGCTtcaatgtgagcattttcagaGGGGCAGATGCTGAGGACATTCTGAGGTTGGGGGGCTGGGAATTCAGCTTCACTCTTACTCGTTGACTTCTGCAAAACCTGCAATTCGGACGCGTGCAACTCCTCTGGCACAAGAGATGTTGGTTTCTCTTCAGGCACAGAAACACTAAGAATTTGCTTCTTAAAATGCATCTTTGCTAAGTCTGTTTTCTGCTTAGTGGCTGTGGAGACTGATGTTTGAGGTGTCTCTGGTATCGATGCTGGCACCGACTGCATCTGCTTTTGCTCAGTTTTCCCATCTGTGCTCTTCCCAGCTTTGTCCGAAGTTGACGAGGCAGCGTGAGGTTCGGcggcagacttatcaggactggCGGGGATGAAGAACGGGCTTTGCAGGTTCTTCTTTGTTTGTACGAAGCTGAAGGACACTTTCGGACGACCCTGATCCTCTAGGTTGACCTTCATCTTGGTCCCTTTAGGCAAGAGATGGTTGGATAGCATGACTCTGGGAGACAGGCTTTTGATTAGAGCTGCTTTGGAAAGGCCCTCCACCTTTACCTAGGATAAAACGGaaaccacaaataaacaaatttacCTCAGGTTTTGGGAGTTTATCATAACAAAAGCTGCTACAATGTTCCAATGGCAGCACTAATTTGTTTAGTTTACTTACCGATGCACCACTCCCTTCCTCTCTGTGGTTGCGTAGGAGCACCAAGGGAAACATGAAAGAGAGGAAACGCAGGAATCAGTTTACACAGTTCATGTAGTAGAACAGATCAACGCTTTAAGATGGTCAGGGAACCAATATTAGGGGTTAACCTGAACATATCAAAGCATGACATCAGTTGCCTAATCTAAAACAGTGTCGTGTATATGTACATTATCTCCTGCCTGTTCTTTTTCCACTGAGAAACAAGGATCTTACTAAGCATAAACACACTTGTAATTTGACCCAGTGAATGTATATTTGCATCTCATCACCACCAGCTTTGTAGTTTACAAAGAGTGGAAAGTGGCCGGCAATAGGAGGAATGGCTGACATGCAACAAAGCCCCTAGGATAGATTCCAACCCAGGGCGGCCACATGATGGTGTTTGTTTCAGCTACATGCTCGACTTGTTGCAGTGACGAACAGGCAGTGACATTTGAATGGCAGGTAAATTACTGAAAGGACTCCAGAGGCTGTCAGGCTCATCGACCTACAGATGTCACATTTACTCGATTTCCCCAGACTTTTACACTTAAAATGGGCCTTTACGATACTTGAGGAAAGCAGAATGTCATTATAGTAGCTTGCACTCTTGTGAATTTTAGAACTGCCCAGTCTGATCTTGAGTATTTCAAACTTTTATTGAAAGAAGCGCTTAAATTCTTCATTTTGGGGACAGAATGATCAATGGGAGCAGGCAGTTCAATACTTGTTGCTGAATGTCACGAATATATGTACAAAACATCACGTCATCAGGGGGATCCAGTGAATAGCAATATctctttaaatttaaatatccTGCGTTCCAATACCCATACTACCACGCTATTTAGTATGCAAGGAAAAGTAGACGGTCAAAAATACTCAGTTATCCCACTACAATTGTATTTTGCAGTAAACAATCAAATGCGCTTTGTTGTTCATTCTCACAAGGGCTTAACAATTATTGGAAAACATCttattgtgatttttctaaTGCATATTGCAATGTGACTtgcgatttattttttttaaataaggcTTTAGTTCAACATTCAGAGTGTCATAGATTTAAAGCGTACGATGGAGCACTTCCACATCAAATCAAGCCTGCACTGCTGAGAGTGCACTGATAAGCGACAGCTCATTTCACACTACAGACGACAACGGATACATGAGGAAGAAGGTCAAAGCTTAAGGCGCGATGTTATGACCAAGTAGTATGCCTCAACTTTATGCATAGTGCATGAAACAGCACACATTTCATAAGGGCAGCTGCAGTATGTActgaaagcaaaaagaaaaagtatagAATTTATAATGCAGTCATAATTTAGCTCTGAGGAAATGGATACCTTGTTTGGCTAAAGGCACTTTCTCCTGATTATCCAATTGACAGATGGCTCTACATAGTATGTCTATATCCATTCCTGTAATGATCCAATTTAGAGAATACTGAAACATTTACAACATATACTTTAAATTGAAGCAGTTTATTCTAAAGTAAATTATCCTGGAGCGATATTTTCCCCTCAATTTTTGACACGCCCAAACCATTTTGGAGCTGAGTGCTCATTTTCCAGTTCCCTTAAGTCTAAGACCAAACTCATGTTATAACATCGGCTTAATGGCAACAGTAGGACATGAAAAGGACCTGCAAACTACCAACAGGATGGATAAAACGGACATTCAACCCGAGCAGCTGTTACTCTCAGGCCAAAGTGCTAAACAAAGAGCCACCAAGCAGAGAAAGGCAACTATAGACATTCTGTGAACAATCAATGTGTGTTCCTTCACAGGAACAGTCTATTCTAGCCTGCAAGACTAATACTCAAGGTcagagtatttttattttcgACGTAATTCAGAAATTCCTTCCCGTCAGACACAAATATAACAAAGTAAAATTAAGAATACATTCCCAAAAGTGATGCAGCATTGTAATCTAGATAGTGTGCTTCACTTTTCACATGAGGCATTCTCTTTAAAATGAGCCACGATAGCTGTTACACATCTGCAAATCTGAAATACCCGCAGGAAAATAGgtgaatatttaaaaacaaacatgatttGTACGGTCCACCGGATAATCTGTGGTTCAGGCAGACTAACACGTTTTTTGACACATACAGGTTACAGTCCAGACCACAAGTAAATGAGtaattggacattttgtgtccttcAGGCTCTGCATTTCAAAGCattagatagatactttattaatctccaaagagaaattcacacaCAGCAAGACATGTGTGTGACATGCAGCCCTTTTAGCTCAAACTTAAGAGCTTCAAAAGTagccaaaaaaaatcatcatcattAATATTTTGCAGAAAATCCTTCACACTCAGTGACTTCTTGAAATCTCTGACCCACAAGCATCAGTAGACACGTCACATTTTCCCCGGTGATGCTCTCCCAGCCAGAGCTTCATTGTAGCGACCTTTTGCTTGTTACAGGCCTTTAGTCAGGTCGTCAGCAAATGGAATGCATGCTCAATTAAACTAAGATCAGGTGACTGGCTCAGACAGTAAACTAACGCTCACCTCTTCACCCTAAAAAACACCTTTCCACTCCCAATCAACTCTGAGAAAAACATAAGTTCTTTTGTGCAAGACAAAAGCGTCACAGAAAAATTGCATAGTGAAGTGTCCTCCAGTTACTTTTGAACTCTTACAGTCCTAGCAAAGTGTCAAAGGGCTTTACCTCTCACACCGTTCTTTCTGAGGGTAAGCACAGAGCCTGAAGAACAAAATCGATCAACTATTgagtgatttttcattttttcccgtGAGAATGTGCCTTTTACAGAAATTTGTGCTATCGCTGCTGAGTGTGGTCAGAAGCTTGGGTTGCAGACCTTAAACCTTCTATTGTTGCTGCCTGCAATTaagatttttgtgtttcatcCCACCTTCAAGaggacactgaaaaaaaatgtgttgacaATGATGGAATGAGCCtttgtttaaacattttttgtttgttttgcgaTAATTACCTCTAACTAACTTCACTGCTAAGAATTCCAACTTGTCCTCCCAAAAAGCAGAGGcaacaaatcacacaaaaaacaagtgTTCAATGTGTAAAACGGTTGTGAATAACACTTTTTGTTCTAgtaaaatgtgtctgttttacTGAGGGTTGGTTTGATATGGGTGCTGGGCAATAACTGGGTCATATATTCCTTTAGGGTttcagttttcctttttctctgtgACCTTCAAAATGGTGTCTTCTGCAGGAACACTGAGTTATAACACGAAGATTTAAATCAAATGATTCCTGGACTGAACCACAAACCTCAACCTTTTAGCTTGAcaccaaatataaaaatatcacTTCAACCGTGATGCGCAACGCTTCAAGTAATTAATGTCAAAAAATACTGTGCACATCAATCATTTCTGCACACTgtcataaaaatacatgaaattatATCTCGAGAAAGTTGTCTCTTTATTTAATTTGCACGTAATAATTTTGTTCATGCAAAGTAATTAAATTACATGTCtttgtttggtcattttaccTTTCGTATTCAGTACCACTGAGACGGACAATAATGAACTGGATACTGACTGTACAAATCACACCATCTAGACACTGGTgagtcaaaaataaataaacagatgaaTGAATGTGAAGACAAAATGTCAACATATGTCAATATGTTTTTACACAAAATCCCAAAACAGTGCAGTAATTTCCTTGTTACAAAACTTTTGGTATGTAAATAATCATAGGGGCCTTGTGCTTAGCATGACCTTGAAGTCAACATGTTTTAAAGGTAAAGAAAGAGCAGAAATAGTCTGCACAGACTATATCCAACACATATAACAACTTGGTTACCATGCTATAATTTGTGCTGTCTAATACCTGATCTCTGACTTGAGCAGAGTGTCCATTGAGAAACACCTCTAGGATTAGTAGGCCTGAAGAGGCTGCTGGCCAAGAATAATCCAAATCAGAGAAATGAGCCCTCCAAAGTGACGCCACACCTGACAAAAAGAAAGATACGGTTGTAATGAACTGACTCTCTTTATCCAGAACAGCTTAAAGCCAATCTATCAGGAACTTTTACACCTTTTAAATCATTAACACCAGAGCAAATGGTTGTAAAAATGAGGAATTGATCTGATTGTGTCACACAATAAACATGGTGTTTAACAGCTTCTTTGCAttacacaaaacaccaaatttCAGAGAGAACCACATGCATTGAGCCGTTGAACTGTAACGACTTCTGCAAGCATCCCTTCCTGACTTTCCTGTTATCTATCGTTGCAATGTGGCAGCATGTCTTAATGTGTTTATCTGCTTTAGGACACACATTTCCTCCTTTTATTCGGCACAGAAGGCTGCTAGCCTCtactgctgcagttttagcTGACAATAAACAGATAAAAGGTTACATTCACACATGGTTTATAAATAGTATCATGGTCGAAGATAGATGAAAAACACGGATGGATGCAGAGCGACAAGGGAACATGCATCTCATTATTATGCACATATGTCAAAGGCAAGCGAATtgtctgcagaaaacaaaaggTTTCTTGTGGCATTTATGGGAAACACTTCAATGAGAACACACGGTGACTGTCTTGAAGCAAAAATGGGGAAACTAACTAAAGCATGGCCTGTGCGGGGAGGAGTGGATGCGGCCAAAAACATGGCCTTTAAAAGGATGAATCTACCCCCTGTGAAAACGAGCAGAAGATGTGTTGCAAAATGAAGATAAATATTTCAGCGAGATTTTCAAACTAGCCACGCTACAGCAGGCTTGTTCGTAGTGAGCAGGAAGAAAACACGACGAGGTATGCCACTGTGATGCTAGTTTATTCAAAATATCTAAACCAGCTAAGCTAACTTGGGTAAGCTAGCATAGAGAGCTTTCGTGGGCCGTCTTTAAAGAAAGCTAGTGTTGTGCCCTGTATAATATAATACGTTGTTCTAACGTTGATAAAACAACTATTACAATATTGAAAGTGTGACAACTGTGGCGTTTAAGGTGTTTTTCGGTCCCACCGCACAGGTAAACAATCGCTTCTTTAATCGAACAGCCGAGGAATTAGCATTAGTGGCTAGCTATGTTAGCTAACTGTGACTAGCAGGCACTACGCTAACGTGGCTGTTATAAACTTGTCTTACTCGCGTGTTAAGTCGCGGAAATTAAGGTTCTCTCGACATTTGTGGCTCGATAACTTCCTAATTATATAAAAAACTAGGGGCGGTTTGGTGTACGTCCCCATTTTCGGATACAATGGACCCTGGAGTCTGTGCACCCGGCTTTACTAGCATGCTAGCtaatgatgttttgttttgtagtaAGATGGTTTCACCAGAATTAACCCTCAGCAAACATCGCTGCTGTGCGAGATACTTACTTTACGAGGTGTTTAAGGTCACAGAGATCCCCCATCTTCGAAATCGCCGGCAACCggggctttgtgaaacatcaagCGGCGATGTATGCCGACGTCAAATCCATACGGAGCTGTCGGAAATGATCGTCGTCTCAGAGgctccgctgctgctgctgcgccCCTGCTCCAGCATGGGTGAGTGTTGGTACCACGATCGAGTTAGCTCACATAGTTAGCCGAGAGTTGGAGGAGTCATCGAAAACGAAAAATCACGACAACCAAAGCATCGGAAAGTGTCCTACTTTTGCAAACCTGTAAATCAGAGTGTGATGCGCTGTGAAGGATTTCGTGCATGTCTTTTGGATACCTCTTTTTGTTCCACACACGGATCCTCACAGACTCTCTCCGGCTGTGGCTGCTGGGCTCAACATCACATGATGGGGGAGCACAGCTGGCGCGAACCCTGGAACCCTGGAGCGCATTTCGGGTCCCAAACATCCAGGGAAGTTAGGACTTAAATGAGACGCAATCTAAAAGTTGCACTACCTTGTCAGTACTTTTAAACTCATGTGAGCACAAAAGCGAAACTAAACAACTTGTGGCCACTGAAAAAAGAACACgtgcatttaaaacaacacGACTGTGTTTGAAATAGGTGGTAAACAAGTGCAGGTATGAGTGGATTTATTCATTCAACTCAATAAAATAGCTTCAATAACCTCTTCATAAGGTCATGGTGTCACACATGCTTGCACAGTAGATGGCAGTATGCACATTAGAGGTTGTTTTTTGCCGCAACCTctgaagaagaacaaggaggaggaggaggaggaataaaaataatgaatggGATTTTTGTCCGTGCAGATCATTGGATTCTCAGTCGTCGTGGTCATGTTAatcctctttttgtttgtcatcCAAGAGCTTTGAGCTAAGGAAGCCCCCTGGACCAGAGGTGGAATGCCCTCAAGCACCAAATAAAGATACTTATTGCTCCCTTGCTGAAGCACTTAGGAATGAATGGGATTAATTGAAAGATGCTGACACAAACATATATGAAATGTCATGATTCGGACACCAAATAAGACATTAATTGAGGATTGCAGAGAAAATCCTACCTACCATCCAGGATTTATACACGTGCAGACCTAGGAAACAACCAGTTCATGCTTTGGACACAACCTGTTCCAGATCCTCTCCTCTGGTAGCTGCTACAAAGCACTGATCTGCAAAACAACCAATcacaaaaacagtttcttcccTCGAGCAATCATTCTGATGAACAATTAAACCAGTTTTGAATGCCAGGCGCTACTTTTATTAATGCTGTTCTGTGCTCCACTGCGCCATCATCCGCCTAACTACCATATTTAAGAGCCAGCAATCCTGTAATTATTGTTAATACCGTAACTGCTTTAATTCCTGTTTAATCAGAGTCTGCACAATTTACGTATGGTTGTACAGTTGTACACAACAGCTTAAcctgtcatttttgtttaaatgcaTGGGCTTCTTTGGTATTTGTTCTATGTTTACACACATTTGGGCAATCGAACTGATACTGATATTACTGAagacagcaaaaaaagaaaggggAACTACTTTAAATGCTGCTATAGCATGAGAAAGACTTACAACATGACCTAATAAACACGACTCTTACAAATACAGAACTGAGCACCTCAGCACTGCAAAAGGACTGGATTTGTTATATAATAGTAAACCATCCCAATAAATCATGCAAAAATATTCTACTACAACTATGTAATAAAGTTTTGGAGGGCAGGAAAGAGGGACACTGTTCAATTCCACAAACAAGGAAAATAAtacacaaaccaaaccaaaagaATAGCAGACCAATTACTTTAACctccaaaatatttaaaataactgaGAAAATGATAGATGAAAGAGAGGATACATAGAAAAAAAGGAGGATACATATCTATAGCCAGAGTGGCTCTATAGGGGAGGAAGAAGTACCATAGCTTTATGTTTAGAACATGAAATAAGGAAGGTCCAAATAAACAAAGACAGTTTAATGACTGTCTTTTTATATAGAAGGAACAAGATATGATGTCAAGGGTCAGATATGTAAATGGATCAAGGATCAAGGAGACAAACTACAATATAAAATGACCGTTCAATAACATTTGTTGTTGATTAGAAAGTATAATAAGCCATTTATTATTCTCCATAATGATGCATGATTTATTCATGGCAATGGGCAACTGCATGATTTTACTTTTTGCAAATGATTTGGCCATATAAAAAAAGGAGGGGCAAATTGGAATTTCTTGTAAAACTACAGGAGACTAGATTATCATATAAATTGGGTTTTGAATTTCTAGTTGATAAGACAAAGACAGTGCTCTTTATAAGGAATAGAATTGGGAGTGTGGCAAGACTAAAACTGCACtattaagaacagaaaaaagtgaaatattaagTTGTAGGATTATGGTTTCATCAAATGACATTTCATGTTTTAGGGGAATTTCACCCgattgtggcaaaatggctccacagtgccacctggaacatttcaaacatttactccGGCCAATGTGTGTCATCCAGAGTTATGAAATTTGGGGTAGGCATATGTAACTGGtcaagacaacaaaaatgtaattgacacccatgcccaaaaacccacaaacaggGTAACTCcaacagagctgaaatttggccaggatgtactgCAGGCATGGGTGATCGGAAGTTATGaaaatgctccacaaaagtCTGAGGACGTAGAAATGGTGACCCCTGGAAATTTACAATTCGACATGaaccaggaaatgctgtgtaagtgccctgaacatgctccaatctgtctcagactttacatgtatgatcaatGTTCTGCCCTGATGACATTCACATGCTGATTTAAAGCcatagtcatagcgccacctgctggatggaaggaaatgctctaaaactagcctgtacatgctccaatctgcttgaaactttacatgtgtgatcagagaccaatcctgatcacatccataggccaaaatacattctcggtcgcagtgccacctggtggatgcaTAGGAAAAGCTCTAtgactagcctgtaca from the Acanthochromis polyacanthus isolate Apoly-LR-REF ecotype Palm Island chromosome 12, KAUST_Apoly_ChrSc, whole genome shotgun sequence genome contains:
- the setd2 gene encoding histone-lysine N-methyltransferase SETD2 isoform X3, which produces MDTLLKSEIREEGSGASVKVEGLSKAALIKSLSPRVMLSNHLLPKGTKMKVNLEDQGRPKVSFSFVQTKKNLQSPFFIPASPDKSAAEPHAASSTSDKAGKSTDGKTEQKQMQSVPASIPETPQTSVSTATKQKTDLAKMHFKKQILSVSVPEEKPTSLVPEELHASELQVLQKSTSKSEAEFPAPQPQNVLSICPSENAHIEASETRATPSIKKPAASSGKDGESSSSTEQDNNVYKRKTRSQSDSAPPGSESDGDSAQMSSSRKSVDSKSKTSSDSRSKEVKKSSCGSHADEREKGSSKRSENHERSSSYSKSDRDSRHTSSRSSRSDKDRRRSRSRSRSRSRGSRTSSSHSRSERSRGDRGSRSERSYYHESDRRSHRSSPRRERRRSRSRTDRTRDSSDSEDDHRKTRTRTSDSSRSSNYLSSHKDSKSSSYSKSEKTSKSVDSPHASELDKRTQSSKSERTSKRLSDSDSQRRCSPDPDSSYRKSSSYHKSETNNRSSSSSNYSHSQTYEKRQKSSSSDSEADHKGKSQPSDRNSGSSENSKNYQNKTRSPESKQSAASRSSVKSTGHDRQSNDIFYSPGKSPSRATATELCSYGEKEKSESQLEHCNQDVKEMTSCTNKALPESLSKTERETKSDFENKNAPDVTIGETLMHVSLDNLSSNNQPHVNSNAAIVNSCSSNERVTCNQDENIFDCSPGPKPLLDTVDIPDIHDVQENTKAEFAELNSGLTVDKQSDPSVKSDSTCLESENQLVQGQQSMDTVKKSGCTRKSRWDIVGQDTSESDNSQRAVCAESKPTVKKMISVKKIEFSKDTSQQDSEMTDNNQQEAVTHSKPVKQTEISEQEVSSDSISVTYKDQSEPSQASTSIDHCDLKLTVCQRTDEPRHTNKTPQIISAATTQSWNGDNYINKSKDSTHKSKESKRASLNQDALGQSEASDSDNSEYDSDCGEAIKQLHSVVVVPKNSSLTMDAENRGASPCRNISEPHSDLNISEFPNKVNLQQREPSGLNDSFGSSVLCQSQSNMIDSTSHSEGSSSVSAAPYITSHIGAHGSATESPHILDNSRQYEEGHKRQDIGSRGDRTYLHYQRNDFSSADKIGEKNEFSMGWDFTQPEQPSSTYQQPDSSHGPQLHTKLTGAFAKLQDHRQNMASCTPQSPNTQTSRKPYLHTHEHFQDPSGEIHPDSLTNDHDDYNGDKLSSLSKTAVECSGPNAPGLSSFVQAHEISSNSRGSAVPDTPREDSFRPHRGRGPPKKRRPEIESDSDNEAEAGPASKREHLGDADVLKETAIKAELRPSLTLQDFQDANKWKELAKSKKMPPYFDLIEENLYLTERKKSKSHRDIKRMQCECPVLPREDRSRGVLACGEDCLNRLLMIECSSRCLNGAYCSNRRFQMKQHADFDVILTEDKGWGLRAAKDLAANTFVLEYCGEVLDHKEFKTRVKEYARNKNIHYYFMSLKNNEIIDATLKGNCSRFMNHSCEPNCETQKWTVNGQLRVGFFTTKAVTAGTELTFDYQFQRYGKEAQKCFCGAPSCRGFLGGENRVSVRAAGGKMKKDRSRKSALTTVDEELEALLENGEGLYDEKQVVSLCRLMVRVETMEQKLICLKLIQDTQNPSCLKQFLDHHGLSMLWIFMMELSEAKGNSANNIKLQLQIMKTLAVLPISTKNMLEESRVLAFIQRWAQTKILPQQAEMDGYSSENTSRAQTPLNTPDGSSAKLGPELDGDASKPAVYRRLKIISENSLDSALSDASKASDGKEEEEEDDDEEEDENSQGELPDGKQLKTEPLGETSDPTKESAEESQKAEATEEKQEDPGMSSSSQHQPQTEEVKDKAAEFDEERKDSEMKEETSEGPVDEPEEPKEPNEEQEGKQNSQEVTEKAELEAEQPTVKTDEPESQSEQMDVTDLPPEPPSETIETQEEAQETEKAPPSNESQPGESTTDAPPISETPEATMPSEVTAAPVDPSVIGTPSQDEEEGVSDVESERSQEPQLSVLDISGMAARLLESWKDLKEVYRIPKKSQVEKESTDRSRDRDAALTPRTASSSRERERERDKERERDRDRDRDYDRDRDRDWDRDRDRDRDRVSEKTPRSSERRRRRSPSPPPSSYERSSRRTEERFDPSNNNKTPRGVGGKERNKLSTEERRKLFEQEVAQREAQKQQQLQQQQQQQQLQTMAYDPTLAYASSPGFITYPPGYPIQTFVDPCNPNAGKVLLPTPAVEPTLSYEQTPPQRLISDLGLPSPSSTSQTTPVSSLPPHITTTNLASGNPQQYAQPTVATQDAGVAVLSVPTQAAPQVQGQQSYTTLWDPTTQQAVTVQTQPAQQYATAPGQAQTQTAIYYQGQPCQTIYSIPTAYPQASTPVIQAYTEPPANYLHSQPVYPGHQQGVVVQQGGTVTTIVTSQTVQQEMIVPNNVIDLPPPSPPKPKTIVLPPNWKVARDPEGKIYYYHIVTRQTQWDPPTWEGSSDNASVDHESEMDLGTPTYDENPSKFSTKTAEADTSSELAKKSKETFRKDISQFIVQCLNPYRKPDCKSGRISNTEDFKHLARKLTHGVMNKELKACKNPEDLECNENVKHKTKEYIKKYMQRFGSVYRPKEDTEVY